A single window of Caldimicrobium thiodismutans DNA harbors:
- a CDS encoding dissimilatory sulfite reductase D family protein gives MDKEELKQKIMEVMTKKASGGGKSKIYLKDLQREIPGANPRDIKNAANELVREGKLEYFSTGSTVMYGVPGVGMGLEAGTEKPE, from the coding sequence ATGGACAAAGAAGAATTGAAACAAAAGATTATGGAGGTCATGACCAAAAAAGCTTCTGGAGGTGGAAAAAGTAAAATCTATCTTAAAGATTTACAAAGGGAAATACCAGGAGCTAATCCCAGAGATATCAAAAATGCTGCTAATGAACTTGTCAGGGAAGGTAAACTTGAGTATTTTTCCACTGGAAGCACTGTTATGTATGGTGTTCCAGGTGTGGGAATGGGATTAGAGGCAGGAACAGAAAAACCAGAGTAA
- a CDS encoding Mut7-C RNAse domain-containing protein: MEKNFFLEASLTGLAKWLRFMGYKAELAVKKITPEVIAENQDKFFLITSSETASLLEKYNLKYLLLPRGSLKQQLFFLIHKLNLKASLSLDICTLCGEKLLPVKKEDFRNRIPPKVWERYKEFNYCPKCDKLYWEGDHIKRLRKRFKAFLKLSNA, from the coding sequence ATGGAAAAGAACTTTTTCTTAGAGGCCTCTCTCACGGGACTTGCTAAATGGCTCCGTTTCATGGGATATAAAGCTGAACTTGCGGTGAAAAAGATAACCCCTGAAGTAATTGCTGAAAATCAGGATAAATTTTTTCTCATTACCAGTTCTGAGACTGCCTCTCTCCTTGAAAAATATAATCTTAAATATCTTTTACTCCCCAGGGGTTCCCTCAAACAACAACTCTTCTTTTTAATTCATAAATTAAATCTTAAGGCCTCTCTCTCCCTTGATATATGCACCCTTTGTGGAGAAAAACTCCTGCCTGTTAAAAAAGAAGACTTTAGGAATAGAATTCCACCCAAAGTCTGGGAAAGATATAAAGAATTCAACTATTGTCCCAAGTGCGACAAACTTTACTGGGAAGGGGATCATATAAAAAGACTTAGAAAAAGATTTAAGGCCTTTCTTAAACTCTCAAACGCTTAA
- a CDS encoding PilN domain-containing protein yields the protein MDKEKKNKELILNNYKNIAKKVKSMEKENEEVKKRIETIIALKDTQGKNLRYLAEIMANTIQNQLIFSSLKLENAKASIKGLGLEMDFLAMYMQNLEQKKDIIKSVNLKNAQQKIVSDLKLVEFELEVLF from the coding sequence TTGGATAAGGAGAAAAAAAACAAAGAATTGATATTAAATAATTATAAAAATATTGCAAAAAAAGTAAAATCAATGGAAAAGGAAAATGAAGAAGTTAAAAAAAGAATTGAGACTATAATTGCTTTAAAGGATACGCAGGGTAAAAATCTCAGATATTTAGCTGAAATTATGGCTAATACAATCCAGAATCAACTTATCTTTTCTTCACTTAAGCTGGAAAATGCAAAGGCCTCTATCAAAGGATTGGGTCTTGAGATGGATTTTCTGGCAATGTATATGCAAAATCTGGAACAAAAAAAAGATATAATAAAATCAGTAAATCTAAAAAATGCTCAGCAAAAGATAGTAAGTGATTTAAAATTAGTAGAGTTTGAATTAGAGGTGCTCTTTTAG
- the tatA gene encoding twin-arginine translocase TatA/TatE family subunit yields the protein MPLGLGGQELFIILFLALLIFGAKRLPEVGAGLGKGIKSFKQSLKEADVSEEVQKLEEPKKTDSTSESAPTEAKKV from the coding sequence ATGCCTTTAGGCCTTGGTGGACAGGAGCTTTTTATTATCCTCTTTCTTGCTTTACTAATCTTTGGAGCTAAAAGATTACCAGAAGTTGGTGCTGGCCTTGGAAAAGGGATTAAATCCTTTAAACAGTCTTTAAAGGAAGCTGATGTTAGTGAAGAGGTTCAAAAATTGGAGGAACCCAAAAAAACTGACTCCACATCTGAATCAGCCCCTACCGAAGCTAAAAAAGTATAA
- a CDS encoding electron transfer flavoprotein subunit alpha/FixB family protein, with protein MADIIIAYGEYFQGRLHPASLEILTPLYEIAEKMKKRLVLLILSKDKEEIKNSPDLKKALCHEVWIVESSEFTGFKDDLYSRVVTEVVREKNSYGVFFPSTFQGLSLAPRIAGLLGVGLCAHVNAFELGEDKLLMLRPTYGENIMAKLYSTTLPIMATIALGAFPIREALQEPEFKEIRLSADFNWKSKIRLRKFISSKKEPNRLSVAKVVLAGGLGLKKRENFEKLQDLAKHLEAEVGVTRPLCYAGWMDEEHMIGVSGVTVRPKLYIGFGISGAIQHTSGMENSEFIIAVNTDKEAPLVKMAHLSLICDAGALLDALLKRLRV; from the coding sequence ATGGCAGATATTATTATAGCCTATGGCGAATATTTTCAGGGTAGGCTTCATCCTGCAAGCCTTGAGATTTTGACCCCCCTTTATGAGATAGCTGAGAAAATGAAAAAAAGGCTTGTCCTTCTTATACTTAGCAAGGATAAAGAAGAAATCAAGAATTCTCCGGATTTAAAAAAGGCTTTATGTCATGAGGTATGGATTGTGGAGTCTTCAGAATTTACAGGATTTAAAGACGACCTTTATTCCAGGGTAGTGACTGAGGTTGTAAGAGAAAAAAATTCCTATGGAGTTTTTTTCCCATCTACCTTTCAAGGGCTTTCTCTTGCCCCGAGAATAGCTGGTCTCCTTGGGGTTGGGCTTTGTGCGCATGTGAATGCCTTTGAGCTTGGGGAGGATAAACTTTTAATGCTAAGACCTACATATGGGGAAAATATTATGGCCAAGCTTTATTCTACGACTTTACCCATTATGGCAACTATCGCCTTGGGAGCCTTCCCCATAAGAGAGGCTCTCCAAGAGCCAGAATTTAAAGAGATTAGACTTTCCGCTGATTTTAACTGGAAAAGTAAAATCAGACTTAGAAAGTTTATTTCCTCAAAAAAAGAACCCAATAGATTAAGCGTAGCCAAGGTGGTTTTGGCAGGAGGACTTGGATTAAAAAAGAGGGAAAATTTTGAGAAATTGCAGGATCTGGCCAAGCATCTTGAGGCTGAAGTGGGAGTTACAAGACCACTTTGTTATGCAGGTTGGATGGATGAAGAACATATGATCGGAGTAAGTGGCGTTACCGTGAGACCTAAACTTTACATTGGGTTTGGTATTTCAGGTGCTATCCAGCATACCTCTGGAATGGAAAATTCTGAGTTTATCATTGCTGTAAACACAGATAAAGAGGCTCCTCTGGTTAAGATGGCACATCTTTCTTTGATTTGTGATGCAGGTGCCCTTTTGGATGCCCTTCTTAAGCGTTTGAGAGTTTAA
- the dsrB gene encoding dissimilatory-type sulfite reductase subunit beta: MENRITDIGPPHYWQFLPPVIQRNYGKWKSHEIIQPGVIKYKAESGEVVYAVRCGTPRLETTDYVREICEIADKYCDGYVRWTTRNNVEFHVTDEEKLRALLEDLKSRKHPGGSYKYPVGGTGASVTNIVHTQGWIHCHTPAIDASGVVKAIMDEIFDYFGSHKLPAQVRMALACCLNMCGAVHCSDIAVVGIHRKPPLVEDERLEKVCEIPLVIASCPLGAIKPATAEVGGEKKKTVRVNVDRCMFCGNCYTMCPAMPISDGQGDGIAIVVGGKVSNRISPPKFSKVVIPYIPNEPPRWPTTVKWIKKILETYSKHANKYERVGDWIERIGWERFFELTEIPFTWHLIDDYRLAYDTYRTSVHFKFTSHVETVTEIEY, from the coding sequence ATGGAAAATAGAATTACTGATATTGGTCCTCCACATTATTGGCAGTTTTTACCGCCTGTCATTCAGAGAAATTACGGTAAATGGAAATCTCACGAAATTATTCAGCCAGGTGTTATAAAGTATAAGGCTGAGTCTGGAGAGGTAGTTTATGCTGTCCGTTGTGGAACGCCAAGGCTTGAAACAACTGATTATGTAAGGGAGATTTGTGAAATTGCTGATAAATACTGTGATGGATATGTCCGCTGGACAACTCGTAATAATGTAGAATTTCATGTAACTGATGAGGAAAAATTGAGAGCTCTTCTTGAAGATTTAAAGAGTAGAAAGCATCCTGGTGGATCTTACAAGTATCCCGTTGGTGGAACCGGAGCCTCTGTTACTAACATTGTTCACACTCAGGGTTGGATTCATTGTCACACCCCTGCAATTGATGCTTCAGGTGTTGTTAAAGCAATTATGGATGAGATCTTTGATTACTTTGGATCACATAAACTACCTGCTCAGGTAAGAATGGCTCTGGCTTGCTGTTTAAATATGTGTGGTGCGGTGCACTGCTCAGATATCGCTGTAGTTGGTATTCACAGGAAACCACCTCTTGTTGAAGATGAAAGATTGGAAAAAGTTTGTGAAATTCCTCTTGTTATTGCTTCCTGCCCCCTTGGTGCAATTAAACCTGCAACTGCTGAAGTGGGTGGTGAAAAAAAGAAGACAGTTAGAGTTAATGTTGACAGATGTATGTTCTGTGGCAACTGCTATACCATGTGTCCAGCCATGCCCATTTCTGATGGTCAAGGTGACGGTATAGCTATTGTGGTAGGTGGAAAAGTTTCTAACAGAATTAGCCCACCCAAATTCTCAAAGGTTGTAATCCCCTATATCCCCAATGAACCACCCCGTTGGCCAACTACTGTAAAATGGATTAAAAAGATACTTGAAACCTATTCAAAACATGCAAATAAATATGAAAGAGTTGGCGACTGGATTGAAAGAATAGGCTGGGAAAGATTCTTTGAGCTTACAGAAATTCCCTTTACCTGGCACCTTATTGATGATTACAGGTTAGCATACGACACTTATAGAACCTCAGTTCACTTTAAGTTTACCAGCCATGTAGAAACAGTTACAGAAATTGAATACTAA
- the dsrA gene encoding dissimilatory-type sulfite reductase subunit alpha, protein MGEVKKHDTPLMDELKSGPWPSFVDDIYSYAEKHKKQAGFDIMGQMELSYKNKETHWKHGGIVGVFGYGGGVIGRYSDQQEKFPAIWAFHTVRVNQPAAKWYHSSALRKLCDLWDHRGSGIMNLHGSTGDIILLGTVTEQLEYIFYDLTHQLNMDLGGSGSNLRTPECCMGMSRCEWSCIDTQDMIHEFTNQFQDELHRPAFPYKFKIKISGCPNDCVAAIARSDFSIIGTWRDDIRIDQEAVRAYVGGELKPNAGAHSDRDWGPFDIKKEVIDLCPTKCMHWDEGQKKLYINNAECNRCMHCINVMPEALRPGLDTGATILMGAKAPILEGAQLSTVIIPFIKTEPPYDNIKNLIYKVWDYWMENGKNRERLGETIQRIGLNRFIVDVLGLKPLPQHVREPRSNPYIFWKEEEVEGGWTRDVAEFRKRHPA, encoded by the coding sequence ATGGGAGAGGTAAAAAAACATGACACACCATTGATGGATGAGTTGAAGTCAGGTCCGTGGCCCAGTTTTGTAGATGATATTTATAGTTATGCTGAAAAGCATAAAAAGCAGGCTGGGTTTGACATTATGGGCCAGATGGAACTCTCTTACAAAAACAAAGAGACCCATTGGAAGCATGGCGGAATCGTAGGTGTTTTTGGTTACGGTGGAGGGGTTATTGGTCGTTATTCAGACCAGCAAGAAAAGTTTCCTGCTATCTGGGCCTTTCACACCGTTCGTGTAAATCAACCAGCGGCTAAATGGTATCACTCTTCAGCTTTAAGAAAACTTTGTGACCTCTGGGATCATCGTGGTTCAGGAATTATGAATTTGCATGGTTCCACAGGAGATATTATTCTTCTTGGAACAGTAACTGAACAACTTGAATATATCTTTTATGATTTGACTCATCAGCTCAATATGGATCTTGGAGGTTCGGGTTCAAATCTTAGAACTCCTGAGTGTTGTATGGGTATGTCAAGATGTGAATGGTCCTGCATCGATACTCAGGACATGATTCATGAATTCACCAATCAATTTCAGGATGAGCTTCATAGACCTGCCTTTCCTTATAAGTTTAAGATAAAGATTTCCGGGTGCCCCAATGATTGTGTGGCAGCCATTGCCCGTTCAGATTTTTCTATTATTGGAACCTGGAGAGATGATATCAGGATTGATCAAGAGGCTGTGAGGGCTTATGTAGGTGGTGAGCTAAAGCCAAATGCAGGAGCCCATTCAGATAGAGATTGGGGTCCCTTTGATATCAAGAAAGAGGTCATTGATCTTTGTCCCACTAAGTGTATGCACTGGGATGAAGGTCAGAAGAAGCTTTACATTAACAATGCCGAATGTAATAGATGTATGCACTGTATCAATGTAATGCCTGAAGCCCTTAGGCCAGGCCTTGATACCGGAGCAACCATTCTTATGGGTGCCAAGGCCCCTATCTTAGAGGGTGCTCAACTTTCAACTGTCATTATTCCTTTTATAAAGACTGAACCACCCTATGATAATATTAAGAATCTCATTTACAAAGTCTGGGATTACTGGATGGAAAATGGTAAGAATCGTGAAAGGCTGGGTGAGACCATTCAGAGAATCGGATTGAATAGATTTATCGTAGATGTTCTTGGGCTTAAACCTTTACCACAGCATGTTAGAGAGCCTCGTTCTAATCCATATATTTTCTGGAAGGAAGAAGAGGTGGAAGGTGGCTGGACAAGAGATGTGGCTGAATTCAGAAAACGCCATCCAGCCTAA
- a CDS encoding electron transfer flavoprotein subunit beta/FixA family protein, whose translation MDKIIVCIKGVPRPETVKVDPETHTLKRESAELILNPNDRSALEMAMRLKATYGAEVIVITMGPPNVLPLLREAYALGADRIILLSDRAFAGADTLATSRVLAKAIERLSPFSLVLMGLKSLDGETAQVPPETAAILGIPSVINVQKITFEEGIGMVLRESEYGFEELEIEPPFLVSLHPKLDYYRPPSYKRLLKARTLEAEVLTARDLDLPEEWLGLKGSPTQVADVFEKKFVERGEIWEGEPDELAEKLLSFLKEKGFLKN comes from the coding sequence ATGGATAAAATTATAGTTTGTATAAAAGGAGTGCCAAGGCCTGAGACCGTTAAGGTAGATCCGGAAACTCATACCCTCAAAAGGGAATCAGCAGAACTTATTCTTAATCCCAATGATAGAAGTGCTTTGGAAATGGCTATGCGCTTAAAAGCGACCTATGGGGCAGAGGTTATAGTTATCACCATGGGGCCTCCTAATGTCTTGCCACTCTTGAGAGAAGCCTATGCCCTTGGGGCAGATAGAATTATTTTACTTTCTGATAGAGCCTTTGCTGGAGCCGATACCTTAGCGACAAGCCGAGTGCTTGCAAAAGCCATAGAAAGATTATCCCCCTTCAGTCTTGTGCTCATGGGCCTTAAGTCTTTAGATGGAGAAACTGCCCAGGTTCCTCCAGAGACTGCAGCTATCCTTGGAATACCTTCAGTTATAAATGTTCAAAAAATAACCTTTGAAGAAGGGATAGGTATGGTTTTAAGGGAATCGGAATATGGTTTTGAAGAGCTTGAGATTGAGCCTCCTTTTCTGGTTAGTCTCCATCCTAAGCTGGATTACTACAGACCCCCTTCCTATAAAAGACTCTTAAAGGCAAGAACCCTTGAGGCTGAGGTGCTTACTGCCAGGGATTTGGATCTTCCAGAGGAATGGTTAGGATTAAAGGGGTCACCTACCCAGGTTGCAGATGTTTTTGAGAAAAAGTTTGTGGAAAGAGGTGAGATCTGGGAAGGTGAGCCAGATGAACTTGCAGAAAAGTTATTAAGTTTTCTTAAAGAAAAGGGATTTCTTAAAAATTAA
- a CDS encoding type IV pilus inner membrane component PilO produces MNIQGLKERIKSWEETSTKREKILLIVGTILVPLFLFYKFYYLPAQEKIKILNEDIKKLEIEIAKLESFVKREKELEAQLKNRKIFLEEIKTILPNEKEVPQLLKDVNSMAKKNGLEILKFTPGSEEKKDFYNIIYFDMQFKGTFSEIIKFLNDVEKLPRLVTLNNIEFSPEAKEEKIMVKSTFKTYKFTGEAANKNQEKK; encoded by the coding sequence ATGAATATTCAAGGTCTAAAGGAACGCATTAAATCCTGGGAGGAGACAAGCACTAAACGGGAAAAAATTCTATTGATTGTGGGAACAATTCTGGTTCCTCTATTTTTATTTTATAAGTTTTATTATCTTCCAGCTCAGGAAAAAATCAAAATTCTTAATGAAGACATTAAAAAACTTGAAATCGAAATAGCTAAACTTGAAAGCTTTGTTAAAAGAGAAAAAGAACTTGAAGCACAGCTAAAAAATAGAAAGATTTTCTTAGAGGAAATAAAGACCATACTCCCAAATGAAAAGGAAGTACCTCAATTACTTAAAGATGTTAATTCAATGGCGAAAAAAAATGGACTTGAAATCCTAAAATTTACTCCTGGAAGTGAAGAAAAAAAAGATTTCTATAATATAATATATTTTGATATGCAATTTAAAGGAACCTTTTCTGAAATAATTAAATTTTTAAATGATGTAGAAAAGCTTCCCAGATTAGTTACTCTTAATAATATTGAATTTTCACCAGAGGCTAAGGAAGAAAAAATTATGGTAAAAAGCACTTTTAAAACATATAAATTTACTGGAGAAGCAGCCAACAAAAATCAGGAAAAAAAATGA
- the pilM gene encoding pilus assembly protein PilM gives MKILKNLFQKISRNGKNNFIGLDIGSYSIKMVEISLSGDKPTLNGFCQARTFETTIINQIVNDEQLLRTNLKNIFTNFQPKTHRIFLSIPYELTIFGKFSVNSPEALQEIKKQINDEIPYKLDDVYYSYFIIPEKGSYDVYYLVAKKDNIDKVQNIFKSLNYTLENIDADFINLHNFFEFLYGQENRAIIDWGHEKIKIHFSNKDVPVYTRELFNLGFKELKNKVVKDLKVTHDMAERYLHNPPADTRGLKIKEFYKDFIKKLLEEVKFGGEIVKTKYGVWPEVFYIIGGGARIPGIHSLISDLLKVEVRKVTINKKINISENIDPNYLNTISTQGIMALATAMKALI, from the coding sequence ATGAAAATTTTAAAAAACTTGTTTCAAAAAATTAGTAGAAACGGGAAGAATAATTTTATAGGCCTTGACATTGGTTCCTATTCAATAAAAATGGTAGAAATATCCTTATCAGGTGATAAACCAACTCTCAATGGATTCTGTCAGGCAAGGACCTTTGAAACTACTATTATTAATCAAATAGTTAATGATGAACAGCTACTAAGAACCAATCTCAAAAATATTTTTACAAACTTCCAACCTAAAACCCATAGAATTTTTCTTTCAATTCCTTATGAATTAACTATTTTTGGAAAGTTCTCAGTTAATAGTCCAGAAGCCCTTCAAGAAATAAAAAAACAAATTAATGACGAAATCCCTTATAAATTAGATGATGTTTATTACAGCTATTTTATCATTCCTGAAAAAGGAAGTTATGATGTCTATTACTTAGTTGCCAAAAAAGATAACATTGATAAAGTTCAAAACATATTTAAAAGTTTAAATTATACTCTTGAAAATATAGATGCTGATTTTATAAATCTCCATAATTTTTTTGAATTTCTGTATGGTCAAGAAAATAGAGCCATTATTGATTGGGGGCATGAAAAAATTAAAATACATTTTTCTAATAAGGATGTTCCTGTATATACACGAGAACTATTTAATCTTGGATTTAAAGAGTTAAAAAATAAAGTAGTCAAGGATCTAAAAGTTACTCATGACATGGCAGAGAGATATCTCCACAACCCACCTGCAGACACAAGAGGCCTTAAAATTAAGGAATTTTATAAAGATTTTATTAAAAAACTGCTTGAAGAAGTTAAATTTGGTGGAGAAATTGTTAAAACAAAATATGGTGTTTGGCCAGAGGTTTTTTATATCATTGGTGGAGGAGCACGAATTCCTGGTATTCATTCTTTAATATCTGATCTATTAAAAGTTGAAGTAAGAAAAGTAACAATTAATAAAAAAATTAATATTTCAGAAAATATTGATCCAAATTATTTAAATACTATTAGTACACAAGGAATTATGGCTTTAGCTACAGCAATGAAGGCGTTAATATAA
- a CDS encoding acyl-CoA dehydrogenase family protein, with protein MLDYNITDEQRLLVDLVKRIGEEYILPHALSWDEKELYDPTPIRALADADLFGIIVPQEFGGLGMGVLEMCLAVEWLSYFCAGVSTTYAASFLGAYPLILFGNKEQKEKYLPEVAQGKKLCAFALTEPQAGSDAFAIKTTAKREGDFYVLNGVKQWITNGGIADLYIVIALTDPNKGPRGASAFIIEKSDQGFSFGRKEKKLGLKASITTDLFFNDCKIPADRLISREGMGFMVALRTLDYARCGAGAQALGIAQAALEVSLRHAKKRIQFGQPVYNFQAVSHTFAEMAMRLESARALVYNVARYIDRGAKDFSGASAMAKCFATDQTMWICERALQMMGGYGYMRDYPVQKYLRDAKCLQIYEGTNEIQKNVIARELAKFYK; from the coding sequence ATGCTTGATTATAACATAACCGATGAGCAAAGGTTACTTGTTGACTTAGTAAAACGAATTGGAGAGGAATATATCTTACCCCATGCCTTAAGTTGGGACGAAAAAGAGCTCTATGACCCCACTCCCATTCGTGCACTGGCAGATGCAGATCTCTTTGGGATTATTGTTCCTCAAGAGTTTGGAGGGCTTGGAATGGGGGTCTTGGAGATGTGTTTAGCTGTGGAGTGGCTTTCCTATTTTTGTGCTGGTGTTTCCACAACTTATGCGGCATCCTTTCTCGGAGCCTATCCTTTAATTCTTTTCGGAAATAAGGAGCAAAAAGAAAAGTATTTACCTGAGGTTGCACAGGGTAAAAAACTTTGTGCCTTTGCCTTAACAGAGCCCCAAGCTGGAAGTGATGCCTTTGCTATAAAGACTACTGCTAAGAGGGAAGGGGATTTTTATGTGCTTAACGGGGTTAAACAGTGGATAACTAATGGAGGTATAGCTGATCTCTATATAGTTATAGCTTTGACTGATCCTAACAAAGGCCCCCGTGGAGCCAGTGCTTTTATTATAGAAAAGAGTGATCAGGGTTTTTCCTTCGGCAGAAAAGAGAAAAAACTTGGGCTTAAGGCCTCTATAACTACGGATTTATTTTTTAATGACTGCAAAATTCCAGCAGACAGGCTTATCAGTAGAGAGGGAATGGGCTTTATGGTAGCTTTAAGAACCCTTGATTATGCAAGATGTGGAGCTGGAGCTCAGGCGTTGGGTATTGCTCAGGCAGCCCTTGAGGTAAGCTTAAGACATGCCAAAAAAAGGATACAATTTGGTCAGCCTGTATATAATTTTCAGGCAGTAAGTCATACCTTTGCTGAAATGGCCATGCGCCTTGAGTCCGCAAGAGCCCTTGTTTATAATGTTGCAAGATATATTGATAGAGGAGCCAAAGATTTTTCCGGAGCATCCGCTATGGCTAAATGTTTTGCAACGGATCAGACCATGTGGATCTGTGAAAGAGCCCTTCAAATGATGGGAGGCTATGGCTATATGAGGGACTATCCTGTGCAAAAATATCTTAGGGATGCCAAATGTCTTCAGATTTATGAGGGCACAAATGAGATTCAGAAAAATGTTATTGCCAGAGAACTGGCAAAGTTTTATAAATAG
- a CDS encoding type IV pilus secretin PilQ, protein MPNPLNNVYYLKDPVERLVFEFEKKPSFEVFKDGNKLIIKLIDVSPKKTAWIKNLPKDVFKEFNVSYEKNNLIIEFITLKNFNFQSTIFENKLFLDFLWETEKKPALATIRGDRIFKSQIDTLDLPRYEYPIQPTQENIQLPFVKKYTGTPISVDFQEADIHAVFRLLAEVGNINIIVSDKVKGSITLKVKQVPWDQLLDVVLANYGLAMMRLGNVVRIAPIDEIKAESDRYKDYLTSLKDIQEKGPLTTKTFQLKYVKGDTIVSKIKEIVTGDGKITFEPNSNILIVKDTEKNIAEIERIIREVDKPTKQVLIEARIVEMQDQYAHRLGIRWGGSAYKGTEHTIIGLGRTPAITPGANTYTYPGGGGPGNSSMSITFPMSTLVDLGTAGTSNIGFAFGHIGKSVLLLDAELSAMESKGVARIFARPKILTLDNQDAEIKQGYKIPYLQLTQYGVATTQFIDAVLRLKVTPHVTPDNRISLDVEIEKSTPDWGRVVNSVPALVTRTAKTKVLINSGETLIIGGIKTNDIGDSLDSVPGLSQIPGAGELFKRKEKSSDKTELMVFITPKIVSVEIPGVDY, encoded by the coding sequence GTGCCAAACCCTTTAAATAATGTTTATTATTTAAAGGATCCTGTTGAAAGATTAGTTTTTGAATTTGAAAAAAAGCCTTCTTTTGAAGTTTTTAAAGATGGAAATAAATTGATTATTAAGTTAATAGATGTATCTCCAAAAAAAACTGCCTGGATAAAAAACCTTCCTAAGGATGTCTTTAAAGAATTCAATGTTTCCTATGAAAAAAATAACCTGATAATTGAATTTATAACTCTGAAAAATTTCAATTTTCAAAGCACCATCTTTGAAAACAAGCTTTTTCTTGATTTCCTCTGGGAAACTGAAAAGAAACCAGCCCTTGCTACCATAAGGGGAGATAGGATTTTTAAATCCCAGATAGATACCTTAGATTTACCCCGTTACGAATATCCCATTCAGCCAACTCAAGAAAATATCCAACTACCCTTTGTAAAAAAATACACTGGAACTCCCATTTCAGTTGATTTTCAAGAGGCTGATATTCACGCTGTCTTTAGGTTGCTTGCAGAGGTTGGAAATATAAATATTATTGTAAGTGACAAGGTTAAAGGAAGTATCACATTAAAAGTGAAGCAAGTTCCCTGGGACCAGCTCTTAGATGTGGTTCTGGCAAATTATGGCCTTGCCATGATGAGACTTGGAAATGTGGTAAGAATTGCACCCATTGATGAGATTAAAGCCGAAAGCGATAGATATAAAGATTATTTGACCTCTTTAAAGGACATTCAAGAAAAGGGACCTCTCACAACTAAGACCTTTCAGCTTAAATATGTTAAAGGAGATACCATTGTATCCAAAATAAAAGAAATTGTTACTGGTGATGGAAAAATTACTTTTGAACCCAACTCTAATATTCTTATTGTTAAGGATACAGAGAAAAATATTGCAGAGATTGAAAGGATTATAAGAGAGGTTGATAAACCAACCAAGCAAGTTTTAATTGAAGCAAGGATTGTAGAGATGCAGGATCAGTATGCTCATAGACTTGGAATTAGATGGGGTGGCTCTGCATATAAAGGCACTGAACATACTATAATTGGACTTGGAAGAACTCCCGCGATCACTCCAGGAGCTAATACCTATACTTATCCCGGAGGAGGTGGGCCTGGGAATTCTAGTATGAGTATAACTTTTCCAATGAGCACTTTGGTGGATTTAGGGACTGCTGGAACAAGTAATATCGGCTTTGCCTTTGGTCATATCGGGAAAAGTGTCCTTCTTCTTGATGCAGAGCTTTCTGCGATGGAATCTAAGGGAGTAGCACGCATCTTCGCAAGACCAAAAATATTAACTCTGGATAATCAGGATGCGGAAATTAAGCAAGGATATAAAATACCCTATCTCCAACTTACACAATATGGGGTTGCTACTACTCAATTCATTGATGCCGTCTTGAGGCTCAAAGTAACCCCCCATGTAACCCCTGATAATAGGATTAGCCTTGATGTAGAAATTGAAAAGAGCACACCTGATTGGGGTAGAGTTGTAAATAGTGTTCCAGCTTTAGTAACAAGAACAGCAAAAACCAAGGTCTTGATTAACAGTGGAGAAACCTTAATCATAGGTGGAATAAAAACAAATGATATCGGAGATAGCCTTGATAGTGTTCCAGGACTTTCTCAAATACCCGGGGCAGGTGAACTTTTTAAAAGAAAAGAAAAGTCCTCTGATAAAACTGAATTAATGGTTTTTATTACCCCTAAAATAGTTTCGGTGGAAATCCCCGGGGTTGATTATTAA